In Phragmitibacter flavus, the following are encoded in one genomic region:
- a CDS encoding prolyl oligopeptidase family serine peptidase: MRLTLLSLILMLGTALGQTPSPTPAPAVRPIPPPGIEVPQADKDTLKKGLEELQQLIDQARKAQAKHPQLNDLLPDIQIFHKSVDWALAGNEFFKPEDIKAAHEQIAEGKKRALAFKDGQNPWTTQKGFVVRAYQSKIDGSIQPYGMSIPANYNGAKSRLDFWLRGRAEKATELGFLDDRSKRPGPINPANVLVLHPYGRYCCANKMAGETDLFEAYAHAKKFYHFDENRLNIRGFSMGGAATWQFATHFPSFWCAATPGAGFSETPEFLKLTPEQLAATPSYQKKLWHLYNASDYALNLSNVPTIAYSGEIDGQKQAADVMSREMQKENLDLLHLIGPKTAHKIHPDSLAEIESRLTDITAKGRDRAPRNLSFTTFSLRYHQSHWITLDGLKEHWQRARVDAQIPHNLNTGIDIKTENITALTIDFAPGQCPLDLFVAPTIIIDGTSLKAGRIKSDRSFKVSLQQRDGVWQKADITSPDTTPTLSKNHGLQGPIDDAFWSSFVFVTPTGQPTHPAPGEWVTSELQRAIREWRKQFRGDAPQIADTDLKDEHIVNSNLILWGDPSSNAIIKKIADKLPVKWTEKGIVLNGKTYAKDQHVPVVIFPNPLNPARYVVLNSSFTYREEDYLNNARQVPKLPDWAVVNLSEKPDATKPGKIVDAGFFDEQWKYKSANENP, translated from the coding sequence ATGCGCCTCACCCTCCTCTCTCTGATCCTCATGCTCGGCACAGCGCTGGGCCAAACTCCTTCCCCAACTCCGGCTCCTGCCGTCCGTCCTATTCCCCCTCCCGGCATCGAAGTCCCCCAGGCTGACAAAGACACCCTTAAAAAAGGCCTCGAAGAACTCCAGCAACTCATCGACCAGGCACGCAAAGCCCAGGCCAAACACCCGCAGCTCAACGACCTGCTCCCTGACATCCAGATCTTCCACAAATCCGTCGACTGGGCCCTCGCCGGCAACGAATTTTTCAAACCCGAAGACATCAAAGCCGCCCACGAACAAATCGCCGAAGGCAAAAAACGTGCCCTCGCTTTCAAAGACGGTCAAAACCCATGGACTACCCAAAAAGGTTTCGTCGTCCGCGCCTATCAATCCAAAATCGACGGCTCCATTCAACCGTATGGCATGAGCATTCCCGCTAACTACAACGGAGCCAAGTCCCGACTCGACTTCTGGCTTCGTGGCCGTGCCGAAAAAGCCACCGAGCTCGGCTTCCTCGACGACCGCAGCAAACGCCCCGGTCCCATCAATCCCGCCAACGTCCTCGTTCTCCATCCCTACGGTCGCTACTGCTGCGCCAACAAAATGGCCGGCGAAACCGACCTCTTCGAAGCCTACGCCCACGCCAAAAAATTCTACCACTTCGACGAAAACCGGCTCAACATCCGCGGCTTCAGCATGGGCGGAGCCGCCACCTGGCAGTTCGCCACCCACTTCCCCTCCTTCTGGTGCGCCGCCACCCCCGGAGCCGGATTTTCTGAAACCCCCGAGTTCCTCAAACTCACCCCTGAACAACTCGCCGCCACCCCTTCGTATCAGAAAAAACTCTGGCACCTCTACAACGCCAGCGACTACGCCCTCAACCTCTCCAACGTCCCCACCATCGCCTACAGCGGAGAAATCGACGGACAAAAGCAGGCCGCCGACGTCATGTCGCGCGAAATGCAGAAGGAAAATCTCGATCTCCTTCACCTCATCGGACCAAAAACCGCCCACAAAATCCATCCCGACAGCCTCGCTGAAATCGAAAGCCGCCTCACCGACATCACCGCCAAAGGTCGCGACCGCGCCCCACGCAATCTCAGCTTCACCACCTTCTCCCTCCGTTACCATCAATCCCACTGGATCACTCTCGACGGCCTCAAGGAACACTGGCAACGCGCCCGCGTCGACGCCCAGATCCCGCACAACCTCAACACCGGCATCGACATCAAAACCGAAAACATCACTGCCCTAACCATTGACTTCGCCCCAGGCCAGTGCCCGCTCGACCTCTTCGTCGCGCCCACCATCATCATCGACGGCACCTCCCTCAAAGCCGGTCGCATCAAATCCGACCGCTCCTTCAAAGTGAGCCTCCAGCAGCGCGACGGCGTCTGGCAAAAAGCCGACATCACCTCGCCCGACACCACCCCCACCCTCAGCAAAAACCACGGCCTGCAAGGTCCCATCGATGACGCCTTCTGGAGCTCGTTCGTCTTCGTCACCCCCACCGGCCAGCCCACCCATCCCGCCCCCGGCGAATGGGTCACCAGCGAACTCCAGCGCGCCATCCGCGAATGGCGCAAACAGTTCCGTGGCGATGCCCCGCAGATTGCAGACACCGACCTCAAGGACGAACACATCGTCAACAGCAACCTCATCCTCTGGGGTGATCCTTCCAGCAACGCCATCATCAAAAAAATCGCGGACAAACTGCCCGTCAAATGGACCGAGAAAGGCATCGTCCTCAACGGCAAAACCTACGCCAAAGATCAGCACGTCCCCGTCGTCATCTTCCCCAACCCGCTCAACCCTGCTCGTTATGTGGTGCTCAACAGCAGCTTCACCTACCGGGAAGAAGACTATCTTAACAACGCCCGCCAGGTGCCAAAACTCCCCGATTGGGCCGTCGTCAATCTCAGCGAAAAACCCGATGCCACCAAGCCCGGCAAGATTGTCGATGCAGGCTTCTTCGATGAACAATGGAAGTATAAATCCGCCAACGAAAATCCCTGA
- a CDS encoding DUF1428 domain-containing protein: MSKYVDGFVLTVPKKNLEGYKIMATKASVVWKDHGALEYRECVGEDMTPEGVLPFPTLTNLKEDEVVVFAYIVYNSREHRDEVNAKVMADPRIKESCDPEKMPFDCSKMAYGGFQTIVES; encoded by the coding sequence ATGTCCAAATACGTCGACGGATTCGTGCTCACTGTTCCCAAGAAAAATCTCGAAGGTTATAAAATCATGGCCACCAAGGCCAGCGTCGTGTGGAAAGACCACGGCGCCCTCGAATATCGTGAATGTGTCGGCGAAGACATGACGCCCGAAGGCGTGCTGCCCTTCCCCACCCTCACCAATCTCAAGGAGGATGAAGTGGTGGTCTTTGCCTACATCGTTTATAATTCCCGCGAACACCGCGACGAAGTTAACGCCAAAGTCATGGCCGACCCACGCATCAAAGAATCCTGCGATCCGGAAAAGATGCCCTTCGATTGTTCCAAAATGGCCTACGGCGGCTTTCAAACCATCGTCGAAAGCTGA
- a CDS encoding beta strand repeat-containing protein → MKEEPRIEHLRPRHSLPYPLLALSAVLLILGRGMAVDYYWTGDGDLTPHGNRDWATGANWETGGVDSGVVPTEGPAATDNVFLINSSGYLGDYYVSPDPAPITTQIINNLTVVSGFNNIGSRYTPGAVDLIVNGNFEILAGSFYGGPYSPNWMQFKGGFTAASGTTLGNNNSTSDGGYWDLSGATSIALNGTTLNQMTNNWQFGPQLWNFGASGTTTAIQLTNNNTFNLVQDVVNAPRMDVGNRGAQMLTIYNPITGAGGFTKTGDATLVLEQAGSSYLGATNINGGILVIRGGNAIGDSSAVTLSNFQGGVNGGSVKATLSLESNETIGSLAGGGVSGGNVILNGNTLTMGGNNSSTTFAGVIAGSATGATQGERLNQAGPPSYAPYAPVGYLYSPLPALGAGNLVKTGTGALTLTGENLYAGTTTLQQGTIIVTDEVKEGEAGPLGQSSSAIVWGDATTPSSANADTGNVTLIVENRTGSTVDWTFDRDLDGSALSSTIVGRPRFVFNSTNAADTSVLTMSGDISFAVGSTTGRYEMAVQRAGMLMNITGQITGSGSVMLWNGSNQGVGTIRLGNSTNSYALLNKVLRGTLVVAGSVGALGEASAIGTGALDLGADGAPLAVNVAGGINTTPGFFMETPGATFARTVNLGTVATYMTNGVANNGIVNGYRVGGVNTTGLVTFSGNITSPNAPNGLTNLALFAEGGGAVEFSGVINDNGSATQVTRVTVNQLVNHPDLNATDGGANQAVGTATTGTVILSGANTYAGGTEVRGGTLLANNTTGSATGTGDVTVLADARLGGTGSITGGAAGSITLGVGSQLMVGATHGTGGTAQDLVLGNSLAVTNVGINLNGSLQFDLTGAGSLAALGSSSYNSLGLGNDLLEIFTTGNINLDDGVVELVAVDTSMWIDGHTWKLIDWSNAAYSDLSTDGLTLGTTSINGFVLSQTITTDGYYVTATVIPEPGRAMLLMLGLGVLLVNRRRRRD, encoded by the coding sequence ATGAAAGAAGAACCACGAATCGAACATCTCCGGCCTCGGCACAGTTTGCCATATCCGCTGCTTGCTCTGTCGGCGGTGCTTTTAATTTTGGGGAGGGGAATGGCCGTGGATTATTACTGGACGGGCGATGGGGATCTCACGCCGCATGGGAATCGTGATTGGGCGACGGGAGCGAATTGGGAGACGGGTGGTGTGGATAGTGGGGTGGTCCCGACGGAAGGTCCGGCGGCAACGGACAATGTATTTTTGATCAATTCGTCGGGTTATCTCGGAGATTATTATGTCTCTCCAGATCCGGCTCCCATCACGACGCAAATCATCAACAATTTGACGGTGGTTTCGGGGTTCAACAACATTGGATCTAGATACACGCCGGGGGCGGTCGACTTGATCGTTAACGGTAACTTTGAGATTCTCGCGGGGAGCTTCTATGGGGGCCCGTATTCGCCCAACTGGATGCAGTTCAAGGGTGGTTTCACGGCGGCGAGTGGGACCACGTTGGGAAACAACAACAGCACCTCGGATGGCGGGTATTGGGATTTGAGCGGGGCGACTTCGATTGCCTTGAATGGCACGACGCTCAACCAGATGACCAACAACTGGCAGTTCGGACCGCAGTTATGGAACTTCGGTGCGTCTGGGACGACGACGGCGATTCAACTGACCAACAACAACACCTTCAATCTGGTGCAGGATGTGGTGAATGCACCGCGAATGGACGTGGGCAATCGTGGAGCACAGATGTTGACGATATATAACCCGATCACGGGAGCGGGGGGATTCACGAAGACGGGTGACGCGACGTTGGTGTTGGAGCAGGCAGGCAGTTCGTATCTGGGGGCAACGAACATCAATGGAGGCATTTTGGTGATCAGGGGAGGCAATGCGATTGGCGATTCATCGGCGGTGACGTTGAGCAATTTTCAAGGGGGTGTCAATGGAGGATCGGTGAAGGCGACGTTGTCGCTGGAGTCGAATGAGACGATCGGTTCGCTGGCAGGTGGTGGAGTTAGTGGCGGCAATGTGATCTTGAATGGAAACACGCTCACGATGGGCGGCAACAATTCGTCCACGACTTTCGCGGGAGTCATTGCGGGAAGTGCGACGGGGGCAACGCAGGGGGAGCGCCTTAATCAGGCCGGGCCACCTTCTTATGCTCCGTATGCGCCGGTGGGATATTTGTATTCGCCGCTGCCGGCTTTGGGGGCGGGGAATCTGGTCAAAACGGGCACGGGTGCATTGACTTTGACGGGTGAAAATTTGTATGCCGGGACGACGACCTTGCAGCAGGGAACGATCATCGTTACGGATGAGGTGAAGGAGGGAGAAGCGGGGCCGCTGGGGCAGTCGTCTTCAGCCATTGTGTGGGGGGATGCGACCACGCCGAGCTCGGCCAATGCAGATACGGGGAATGTAACGTTGATCGTGGAAAATCGCACGGGTTCAACGGTTGACTGGACCTTTGATCGTGATTTGGATGGGTCGGCCCTGAGCAGCACCATTGTGGGCAGACCGCGATTTGTGTTTAATTCGACCAACGCTGCGGACACCTCGGTGCTGACGATGAGTGGGGATATTTCTTTTGCCGTGGGGAGCACCACGGGCCGCTATGAGATGGCGGTTCAACGTGCGGGAATGTTGATGAACATCACCGGGCAAATCACCGGCAGTGGCAGTGTGATGTTGTGGAATGGTTCGAACCAGGGGGTGGGGACCATTCGGTTGGGCAATTCCACGAATAGTTACGCGTTGTTGAACAAGGTGCTGCGTGGCACGCTGGTGGTGGCCGGAAGTGTGGGAGCGCTGGGAGAGGCGAGTGCGATTGGAACAGGTGCCCTGGATCTGGGGGCGGATGGGGCACCGCTGGCGGTGAATGTGGCGGGTGGGATCAACACCACACCGGGGTTCTTTATGGAGACGCCGGGAGCAACCTTTGCGCGAACGGTGAACTTGGGGACGGTGGCGACTTACATGACGAATGGGGTGGCCAACAACGGGATTGTCAATGGTTATCGGGTAGGTGGTGTTAACACAACGGGGTTGGTCACGTTCAGCGGCAACATCACTTCGCCGAATGCTCCGAATGGATTGACGAATCTTGCGCTGTTCGCAGAAGGCGGCGGTGCGGTGGAATTTTCAGGAGTGATCAATGACAACGGTAGCGCCACGCAAGTGACGAGGGTGACGGTCAATCAACTGGTGAATCATCCGGACCTGAATGCGACCGACGGCGGGGCGAATCAAGCGGTGGGAACGGCGACAACGGGAACGGTGATTTTGTCGGGTGCCAATACCTATGCGGGTGGAACGGAGGTTAGGGGTGGGACCTTGTTGGCGAACAACACCACTGGCTCCGCAACGGGCACAGGGGATGTGACGGTGTTGGCGGACGCGAGGTTGGGCGGCACGGGGAGCATCACGGGCGGGGCGGCGGGGAGCATTACTTTGGGAGTTGGCAGTCAGTTGATGGTGGGTGCGACCCATGGAACGGGTGGGACGGCGCAGGATCTGGTATTGGGGAACAGTCTGGCAGTGACCAATGTGGGCATCAATTTGAACGGATCGTTGCAGTTTGACCTGACGGGTGCAGGAAGTCTGGCGGCGTTGGGGAGCAGTTCCTACAACTCGCTGGGGTTGGGCAATGATTTGTTGGAGATCTTTACGACAGGGAACATCAATCTGGACGATGGCGTGGTCGAGTTGGTGGCGGTGGATACTTCCATGTGGATTGACGGACATACGTGGAAGTTGATCGACTGGTCGAATGCGGCTTATTCCGATTTGAGCACGGACGGGCTAACTTTGGGGACCACTTCGATCAATGGATTTGTGCTCAGCCAGACGATTACGACGGATGGATATTATGTGACGGCGACGGTGATTCCGGAGCCGGGGAGGGCGATGCTGCTGATGTTGGGGTTGGGGGTTCTGCTGGTCAATCGCCGTCGCCGACGTGATTGA
- a CDS encoding SRPBCC family protein produces the protein MPLSTAQLSQQLLPGGLHFTLTREFAAPKQLLWKLYTEADHLAHWWSPKNEKTTIVELDLHRSGAFRFERQSPERQTPWSKWIYLDIQPMKLLTYFQSFTDAHGKTIRSPENPKWPMEMYGTITFEASPPLHHTIITHTLAPWNASEQEHQTFNQARLNMKSAFQKSWDQLETYLTQLTINNNNTSSP, from the coding sequence ATGCCATTGAGCACCGCGCAACTCAGCCAGCAACTGCTTCCCGGCGGACTCCACTTCACCCTCACGCGTGAGTTCGCCGCCCCCAAACAACTTTTGTGGAAGCTTTACACGGAAGCCGATCACCTCGCTCACTGGTGGAGTCCGAAGAATGAGAAGACCACCATTGTCGAACTCGATCTCCACCGCAGCGGCGCTTTCCGATTCGAAAGGCAATCTCCTGAACGACAAACGCCATGGTCCAAATGGATCTACCTCGACATCCAACCAATGAAGCTATTGACCTACTTCCAGTCATTCACCGATGCCCATGGCAAAACCATCCGCTCCCCCGAGAACCCCAAGTGGCCCATGGAAATGTATGGCACCATCACCTTCGAAGCCAGTCCACCGCTACATCACACCATCATCACCCACACCCTCGCCCCCTGGAACGCCAGTGAACAGGAACATCAAACTTTCAATCAGGCCCGCCTCAACATGAAATCGGCCTTTCAGAAATCCTGGGACCAACTCGAAACCTATCTCACCCAACTTACTATCAACAATAACAACACATCATCACCATGA
- a CDS encoding SRPBCC family protein yields MIIKILIGLVIVLVILAIVIALQPADFRVTRSATMAAPPEGVFEQVDDLKKWEAWSPWAKMDATMKQTYEGPATGVGAISRWTGNAQVGEGSMTITESRPNELVGLKLQFLKPFVATNEVQFTFKPEGDQTLVTWDMTGTNNFMAKGFNLIMNMEKMCGDQFNQGLASMKSIVETRP; encoded by the coding sequence ATGATCATCAAAATACTCATCGGCCTCGTCATCGTCCTGGTCATTCTGGCCATCGTCATCGCCCTTCAGCCTGCCGATTTCCGGGTCACCCGCAGCGCCACCATGGCGGCTCCACCAGAAGGAGTCTTCGAGCAGGTCGACGACCTGAAAAAATGGGAAGCCTGGTCCCCTTGGGCCAAAATGGATGCCACCATGAAACAAACCTATGAGGGCCCCGCCACCGGCGTTGGAGCCATCTCGCGCTGGACCGGGAACGCTCAAGTGGGTGAAGGAAGCATGACCATCACCGAAAGCCGCCCAAACGAACTGGTTGGTCTCAAACTGCAATTCTTGAAACCTTTCGTCGCCACCAACGAGGTGCAATTCACCTTCAAACCCGAGGGCGATCAAACCCTTGTCACTTGGGACATGACCGGCACCAACAACTTCATGGCCAAAGGTTTCAACCTGATCATGAACATGGAAAAAATGTGTGGCGACCAGTTCAACCAGGGCCTCGCATCAATGAAGTCCATCGTGGAAACCCGACCCTGA